In Bradyrhizobium paxllaeri, the genomic stretch GGATGTTGTGGTGCGTCAGCGTCACGCCTTTGGGCGAGCCCGTGGTGCCGCTGGTGAACTGGATGTTGACGGCGTCGTCGAACTGCAGCGTCTTCGAAAGCTCGGCTAGCTGCTCATGGTGTCGCACGCCACCCATTTTGCTCACGTCATCGAAGGCAATGGTGCCGGGGGATTTCGGTCCGCCGATCTGGATTACCGCGCGCAGTTGCGGCAGCCGCTGCGCCTGCAGTGCGCCCGGCTGCGACGCCGCAAGCTCCGGCAGCAGCGTGTTCAGCATCTCCATATAGTTGGAAGTCTTGAAGGCGGTCGCGGTGACGACCGCCGCGCAGCCGACTTTGGCAAGCGCGAATTCAAGCTCGCTCAGACGATAGGCGGGATTGATGGTGACGAGAATGAGCCCCGCCTTGGCGGCGGCGAATTGCGTCAGCGTCCATTCCGGCCGGTTCAGCGACCACACGCCGATCCGCGCGCCACGCTCAAAGCCGAGCGCGAGAAAACCCGCCGCCAGCGCGTCGACGTGACAGGCGAATTCTTTCCATGTCCAGCGCACGCCATGGCTCGGCGAGACCAGCGCCTCGCGATCGCCCCAGCGCGATGCTGCCTGATCGAGGCAGTGCCCGATGGTATCGCCGAGCAGCGGTGCGTCGGAAATGCCGGAGACGTAGCTATCAATGGTGTCGGTCAAGTGTTGTTCTCCATGAGGAGCGAAGGCGGAAGCAATCCATCTATCCCCGTGTTGAGGGATGGATTGCTTCGCTTCGCTCGCAATGACGGTCTCTTAGGCCGCCTTCTGTCCCGCATCGAGCCCGGCGTACACCCCGCGCTCAAAGCCCGCAAACGCTTCCAGCGCCTTGCCGTCGAAGAACGGCAACAGCTGCATCAGGATCACGCCGGCGACGTTGCGGGTCGGGTCGATCCAGAAATAGGTGTTGGCAAGACCCGCCCAGGCGAGGCTGCCGGCGCTGCGGCCTTCCTGCGTCTTGGCGGTGTTGATCAGGAAAGAGAGGCCCCACTTCTTGACGATGTCAGGAAAGAGATCGACATCGTTGGTATACATTGGCGCCATCGTGGCTATTTTTCCGAAGGTGAGATCGCCGATATGGTTCTGGCCCATCAGCGCGACCGTCTCGGGCTTTAGCACCTGGTTGCCGTTGCCGCGGCCCTTGTTGAGGATCATCTGGGTGAACTTGATGTAGTCGGCCGCCGTGCCGTAGAGGCCGCCGCCGCCCATATGGAATTCCGGCGCCTGTTCCAGTTCGAACGGGATCGGCGCCAGCGCGCCGTCTTCGCCCCGTGCGTGCATGCCGACCAGCCGCTGCCGCATGCTGTCGCTGATCTTGAAGCCGATGTCGTTCATGCCGAGCGGCGCAAAGATGTCGTCGCGCAGATAGGCATCGAGCCGCTTGCCGCTCACAGCTTCCACCGCCTTGCCGACGAAATCGATATTGGTGCCGTATTCCCAGCGCGTGCCGGGATCGGACATGATCGGCGTCTTCAGCGCGGCGTTCAGGCAGGAAATGATGCCGGGCGTGCCGGTCTTCTCCATGTATTTCCCCATGTCGCCGTTCCACATGTCGTAGCAGAAACCGGCGGTGTGGGTCATGAGATGGCGCAGCGTGATCGGTTTCGTGGCGGGGCGCAGTTTCGGCTCGCCGCCGGCGTCAAAACCTTCCAGCACCTGCGGGGAGGCGAGATCGGGCAGCAGCTTGCCGATCGGCTCATCCAGCGAAAGCTTACCCTGCTCGACGAGCTGCATGCCGGCGGCGCAGGTGATCGCCTTGGTCATGGAGGCGATCCAGAACACGCTGTCCGCGGTCATGGCGTCATCCTTGCCGAGGTCGCGCTTGCCGAACGCGCCCTGGTAGATCACCTCGCTTCCGGTAGCGGCCATTGCGACCACGCCGGGAATTTCCTTTGCCTCGCACTTCTGACGCAGAACCTGATCGATCGCGGCTTTGCTTTGCATGGGTCACCTCCCGAATGGTTTTTATGGAAGTGGAACGATCTTCCTCCCGGCTGCCTTATCCCGCAAGCGGGAGCGGACGGCCGCGGGCCATGTCGCGATCTCGTGATGGGGCGATGGAAGCTAAAGTTAGGTTTGGGCAGGTCTCGCGGGGCCATCCGGCACAAAACTGCAACACCCCGCCGCATTCTGCGGCGGAGGGTGGCCAATGGCCGTGACCGGATTCACCATCCACGATATCGTGATTTCGCCACGATTCCCGCCGCTGATTTTTTGCAGTAAAGCGTTCAAATTCCAGCACAAACGTTGCGCGTTGGCTGGTCCAAATTAACCAAAATTGTCTCATTTCTGCCCGTCGCAAAGGTGCGCAATGATTTCGACTTGGAGTGAATGGAAGCGGTATCCCCGTCCCGGACGGGGCGAGAACATCGAGGCGCCGATAACACCCGGGCTGTATGAAGTCCGCTACGCCGGCACCGGCGCGCTGCACTCTTTCGAGGCGGTCGACAATGTGGCCCAGGCGCTGGCGCAGCTTGCGGTCGGCGCCAAATCCTGGTTCGGCCGCCGCGACACCGCCAAACTGCCCGACCTCGAATACCGGACCTGCGCGACTTCCTCGAAGGCCGATGCGAAAGCGGCGGCGCAACGCATGATCGGCCGCCGCGAGACGTATATGAGCGGCGCGGCGTAACACGACTGTCATTCCGGGGCGATGCGCAGCATCGAACCCGGAATCTCGAGATTCCGGGTCTGGTCCTTCGGACCATCCCGGAATGACGGTGGTCCCCCATAGCCCTCAAAATTCCTTGAAGCAGGGTTGCCTCAGCCAGCGGTGCATTGCCCGCGATGCAGGCCTATACTCGGATCAATCCTGCAAGAAAATCCGAGGAGTACGCCATGAACCCACCCGTCGCCGCACGCGCTTCAGCTTCCGCCCCCTCGCTGCATGACCGCCTGAAAGATCCCTCGCTGTTGCGCGACCGCTGTTACATCGACGGCGTCTGGGTCGGCACGCCGTCGCGCCCCGTCACCAATCCCGTCAATGGCGTCGAACTCGCAAAGGTGCCCGCGCTCAGCACCGCGGAAGCAACGCAAGCTGTTGAAGCCGCCGAGCGCGCGTTCCCGGCCTGGGCCAAGCACACCGCCAAGCAGCGCTCCAATATCCTGCGCAAATGGTTCGAGCTGATCGCGGCGAACCGCGAGGATCTCGCGCTGATCCTCACCTCCGAGCAGGGCAAGCCGCTGGCGGAAGCGCTCGGCGAGGTCGATATCGGCGGCGCCTATGTCGAGTTCTTTGCCGAGGAAGCGCGCCGCGTCTATGGCGAAACTATTCCGACGCAGCGGCCTGATGCGCGCCTGCTTGCGATCAAGCAGCCGATCGGCGTCTGCGGCGCGATCACGCCGTGGAATTTCCCGTGTTCGATGATCACGCGAAAGGTCTCACCGGCGCTCGCGGCCGGTTGCACCGTCGTGCTCAAGCCCGCCAATGAAACGCCGCTGACCGCGCTGGCGCTGGTCGCGTTGGCCGAGAAGGCCGGCGTGCCCAAGGGTGTGTTCAACATCCTCACCGGCAATTCGTCCGCGATCGGCAAGGTGTTGTGCGAGCATCCCGCGGTGCGCTTCGTCGGCTTCACCGGCTCGACTGAAGTCGGGAAAATCCTCTATCAGCAGGCTTCGGTGGGCGTGAAGAAGCTCGGCCTCGAGCTCGGCGGCAACGCGCCATTCGTGGTGTTCGACGACGCCGATATCGATGCGGCGGTCGAGGGCGCCATTGTCTCGAAATACCGCAACATGGGTCAGACCTGCGTCTGCGCCAACCGCATCTACGCCCAGGACAAGATCTACGATCAGTTCGTCGAGAAACTGTCGAAGAAGGTCGCGGCGATGAAGATCGGCGACGGCACGGAGCAGGGCGTAATGCAGGGCCCGCTGATCAATATGGAAGCGGTCGACAAGGTCGAGAAGCACATTGCCGATGCGGTCAAGGGCGGCGCGAAAATCGTCACTGGAGGAAAACGCCATTCGCTCGGCGGCAGTTTCTTCGAGCCGACGGTGCTTTCGAATGTGAAGCCGGATGCGCTGGTGGCGCATGAGGAAACGTTCGGCCCGCTGGCGCCGGTGTTCCGCTTCAAGGACGAGGCCGACGTGATCGCGATGTGCAACAACTCGCCGTTCGGGCTGGCGTCGTATTTCTATTCCCGCGATCTCGGGAGAGTCTGGCGCGTCGCGGAAGCGCTGGAATCCGGCATGGTCGGCGTCAACACCGGGCTCATTACCACCGAAGTTGCACCCTTCGGCGGCGTCAAGGAATCGGGTCTCGGCCGCGAAGGCTCGCATCACGGCATGGAAGAATATGTCGAGATCAAATACGTGATGATGGCCGGGGTGTAGCTTTCACGCGTAGATCCTATGGGTGGCAGGTGTTCAGGGGGTAAGTTGAGTTTGCGACCCCCACTCACCCAGAGGATCCACGATGTGCACAGATCACGCTGACACACCCGCCGGCTGCGAGTATGCCACGGTTTACGTTGCTTTCGAACTGAGCAAGGCGAAATGGCAGCTAGGCATAATGATGCCTGGTGCCGAGAAGGTGAGCCGTTACCGGATTGACGGTGGCGACTTGGCGGCGTTGTCGAGTTTGCTGGTCAAGGCTCGATCGAAGGCGGCGCAGACGGGGAAGCCGGTTCGTATCCTGTCTTGCTATGAAGCAGGTCTCGACGGTCATTGGCTGCACCGCTGGCTTGCCGACAACGAGGTGCTCAATTACGAGATCGATGCGTCGAGCATCGAGGTGAACCGGCGGGCACGGCGTGCCAAGACCGATCGGATCGACCTGGCGCAGTTGATGCGCTCGTTTCTGGCTTACCTGCGTGGCGAACCGCGGGTTTGCAGCATGGTTCGGGTTCCCACGCCTGAGGAGGAGGACCGCAAACGGCGCACGCGCGAGCGCGAGCGGCTGCTGGAGGAGCGCACCGGGCACAGCAATCGGATCAAGGGGCTGCTGCATGGCCAGGGTATCCGCGATGTCATGCCCCTGAAGCCGGACTTCTTGTCGGGTCTGGAGGAGATGCGTACCGGCGATGGGCGCGCTCTGCCGCCGCGGCTGAAGGACGAGATCCGTCGCGAGCATGAGCGGCTGGTCTTGGTGCACAAGCAGATCAAGGCGCTCGAGGCAGCGAATGCGGCCGCGCATCGGGCACCGGCCAAGGACTCGGTAGAGGCGAAGGCGGTTCAGCTTGCCCAACTCAAGGCGATCGGCCCGCACATCGCCCAGCTTCTCGCCAACGAGGTCTTCTACCGCAACTTCAAGAACCGGCGTCAGGTCGGCAGTTGCTTCGGACTGACCGACATGCCCTACGACAGCGGCGCCAGCCGCAGGCAACAGGGCATCAGCAAGGCTGGCAATCGCCGAGCGCGAACGACCGCCATCGAGCTCGCCTGGCTATGGCTGAGCCATCAGCCCGACAGCGAGCTGAGCCGCTGGTTCCGCGAGCGGGTTGGCAACCTCAAGGGTCGCATCCGCAAGATCGCCATCGTGGCGCTGGCGCGCAAGCTGATGGTGGCGCTCTGGCGCTATCTGGAAACCGGCCTTGTGCCGAGCGGCGCTGTGATGCGTCCAAGTCTCTAACCAACGCCGGTGTGCCAATGACGGCCGACGTGATCCAGGACAGACGTGTGACCGAACCCGGGCTTGGGTCTTCGGATTCCGCTTTCGTAGATGGGTCCCGTCTCTTCTGGGCCTTACCTTCACCCGTGCATGAAAGATCAGGGTCCGGGCCACCACACCCGACCGGATACAAGTTGATGCGGTGTTGGCCGCATACGACGTCACGGCCCAGTCCAGGACATCACGTCAAGCTGTCAATCGCGCGCCTCGAAACGTCCCGATCCGAAAGCTTCGCACCGGCCTTGCCACCGTCAAGGCCGCTACGCGCCGCCTCCGGCGGTGGCCTGCGGCCAGCCTTGACCGTGCCGCGTCCGGCGCAGCGGCTATCCATCGGAACGAAACAGCCATCAAGAGCCGTTGCTCTCCACCGAACATGCCAAGGCAAAGCCATGCCCTAATGAATCAATCCCCTTGACAACCACTACCCCATACAAGCCCGGATGGAGCGAAGCGCAATCCGGGCCATATCTGCTTGCGAGAACCCCGGATGGCGCTCCGCTCCATCCGGGCTACGCAAAATGATCAATCGCTGGCGTCGCTTGCGAACGCACCATGCCGACCCACGCCGGAGGCGAACCGCGTCGCGCCCGACAGTGTTTCGCCCGAGGCGATCACCTTCAGCCCGCCGCGCATTTCGTTGGCGATGGCGTCTTCCTCCGCAAGGTCCCATTGCTGCAGCGCCGACAGCCGATCGGCGCACAGGCAGGTCTGCGGGAAGCGGGCGATCTCCCTTGCAAGTGTGATCGCGTGCGCAACGGCCTCGCCCCTGCCGACGACGCGATTGGCGAGCCCCATCCGCAGCGCCTCCTGCGCGCCGACCGGGCGCCCGGTGAGGATGAGGTCGATCGCCTGCGAATGGCCGATCAGCCGCGGCAGGCGGATGGTGCCGAGATCGATCAGGGGCACGCCGAAGCGGCGGCAGAAGATGCCGAAGGTGGCGTCCTCCGCCACCACGCGCATATCGGCCCATAGCGCCAGCTCCATCCCGCCGGCCACCGCAAAGCCTTCGACCGCGGCGATCACCGGTTTCGAGAGCCTCAGGCGGCTCGGCCCCATCGGCGCGATCGAGTCGTGGCCGCCGAGTTCGCGCTTTTTGTTCGGATCCCCCACCGCCACCGCCTTCAGATCAGCGCCCGCACAGAAATAGCCGCCCGTGCCGGTGAACACCGCAATGGATGCGTTCTCGTCGGCGTCGAAAGCGAGGAACGCATCGTGAAGTTTCCGCGCGGTCGCGCCGTCGACGGCGTTGCGGCAATGCGGGCGGTTGATGGAAACGACGGTCACGGGGCCATCGCGTTCGACGAGCACGGAATCCGTCTCGGTCATGGGGCGCTCCCTGTTGTTGTTATGGGAGCCAGCTTCGCACTGGACGGCGGGTACGGGCAATCGAAGTTTGTCCGACACTCTCCGTCATTCCGGGCACGTGTAGCACGAACCAAGCCGTCATCACCCGCGAAGGCGGGTGATCCAGTATTCCAGAGAAGTCACTGATTAAATCGATGAGCCGCAGCGTACTGGATCGCCCGGTCAAGCCGGGCGACGACATCGAGGTATTGGCGCGAGGTGATTACGAATCAGATCGTCAACTCATCCCCGGTCACCCGCCGGTACGCCTCGAGATACCGCTTGCTGGTCGCATCCACCACGCTGTCGGGCAGCGGGGGCGGCGGGGCGTCGCCGTTCCAGCGGCCGGCGCGGCGCTCGGCGTCGAGATAGTCGCGCAGCGGCTGCTTGTCGAAGGAGGGCTGCGGTCGGCCGGGCTTGTAGACGTCGGCGGCCCAGAACCGCGAACTGTCCGGTGTCATCACCTCGTCGATCAGGATGATGCGGCCATCGGCCGCGCGGCCGAATTCGAACTTGGTGTCGGCGATGATGATGCCCTGGTGACGGGCGATCCGCTCGCCGAAATTATAGACCGTGCGCGCCATGTTCTCGAGCTTCTCGGCGACATCATTGCCCAGGAGTTCGCGCACCCGCGCCACCGTGATGTTCTCGTCATGGCCGGTCTCGGCCTTGGTCGCCGGGCTGAAGATCGGCGCGCCCAGCTTCTCGCTTTCCACCAGGCCGGCTTCGAGCTGCTCGCCGGCAAGCGTGCCGGACGCCGCATACTCCTTCCAGGCCGAGCCCGAGATATAGCCGCGGATCACGCATTCGACCGGAAACACGGTGGTGCGTCGGCACAGCATCGCGCGCCCGAGGATATCGGCGCGATGGTCCTTCAGCGCAGGCACTTTGCGGATGATCTCGTCGGCATCGGCGCTGATCATGTGATGCGGCACCACGCCCTCGAGCTGGCGAAACCACCACGCGCTGATCTGCGTCAGCACCGCGCCCTTCATCGGGATGGTTTCCGCCATCACCACGTCGAACGCGCTGATGCGGTCGGTGGTGAGCAGCAGCACGCAATCGCCGCCGGTGGCATAGATATCGCGCACCTTGCCGCGGCCGATCCGGGGCAGGGGCAAATCGCTGGCGAGCATCGCGTTCATCAGACCAGGCTTTCGAAGGGGCACGCGCGCCGGGGTGCGCGTGCGGAAACGGGAAAGCGGAGCAATAGCTCACTCCGGTAGCGGAATGAACTCATGTTCTTGCGGAACGGCGGCAAACCGGCCGGTTTTCCAGTCCTGTTTGGCCTGCTCGATCCGCTCCTTGCTGGAGGAGACGAAATTCCACCAGATATGCCGCGGGCCCTCCAGGGCGTCGCCGCCCAGAAACATCATCCGCGTCGGCCTCACGGCCTTCACGGTGATGCGGTCGCCGGGCCGGAAGATCAGCAGCCGCGGGCCCTCGTAGCGCTCGTTGGCGATCTCGACCTCGCCGTCGACCAGATAGATCGCGCGCTCCTCATGGTCCGGGTCGAGCGGCACGGAGGTAGCCGCCTGCGCCGTCACCTCGGTGTAGAACCACGGCGATACCATGCTGACCGGCGATTTCACGCCAAAGCCGCTTCCTGCGATGATGCGCGCGGTGAAGCCGTTCTCCTTCACGGTCGGCAGCGCTTCGGCCGCATAGTGCTGGAAGGACGGCGCGATTTCCTCCGATCCGGCCGGCAGCGCGATCCAGCTCTGTAGGCCCAGCATCTTCTGACCGTCGCGGCGCTGCACGTCGGGCGTACGTTCGGAATGCGCGATGCCGCGCCCCGCCGTCATCAGGTTCATCGCGCCGGGCTGGATCTCCTGGATATTGCCCTCGCTGTCGCGATGCATGATCGAGCCGTCGAACAGATAGGTGACGGTGGCAAGCCCGATATGCGGATGCGGCCGCACGTCCATGCCCTTGCCGGCCATGAACTGTACCGGGCCGAAATGATCGAAGAAGATGAAAGGCCCGACCATCTGCCGCTTGCCATGCGGCAGCGCGCGCCGCACCGCAAATCCATCGCCGAGATCGCGGGTGCGCGGCACGATGATGAGATCGAGCGCATCGCAGGTTTTGGGATCGCCGAGCACGGGATCGTTGGAGGGTTGCCAGCTCATGTGGGGGCTCCTTGTGTTTGTGCGATTATAGCAGGAAATGCAGGGGCGGACTACGCGCACCAGCCTCACCACGTCATTGCGAGCGTAGCGAAGCAATCCATTTCGCAACGAAGCAAGCATGTATTGCTTCCGCCTTCGCTCTCAGAGCTACGGCGGACGGGTCGTCGCTTGCGCTCCTCGCAATGACGGCGGTAAGCAACCATGCAGATAATAATTGCAGAAAAATGGAGGCAGGAAACCCATGATCCCTCCGCTCAAGCCCAGCGCCAAGTTGTTGCGCGTCGACGGCCCCGTCGTCGAGACCGCGCGCCTGATCCTGCGGCCATGGCGCAGCGACGATATTGCCGCGAATACGGCGATGCTGTCCGATCCCGATACCGCACGCTACATCACGCCCGACGGCAGGGCGATCACTACCGAAATCGGCGGCTGGCGTAACGCGGCGGTGATATCGGGGCATTGGGCGCTGCATGGCTTCGGCATGTTCGCGGTGGAGGAAAAATCGAGCCGCCGCTATATCGGCCGTGTCGGGCCGTGGTGCCCGCCGGGCTGGCCGGGTTTTGAAGTCGGCTGGGGTATCGACAAGGAATATCGCGGCAAGGGCTACGGGGTCGAAGCGGCGCGGGCTTCGATAGGCTGGGTGTTTTCGACCTTCGAGATCGACGAAATCATTCACTGTATCGAATCCTCCAACGCCCCGTCGCAAGCCGTCGCGCGGCGGCTGGGGGCGAGGAGGGATGGCGAAGTCGATCTGTCCGGCAAGATCAATGAGCGCTGGGTGACGTCGCGGAGCAGCTGGAAAGGCTGATCGGTGCAAATTGAACCGCGGAACGATTCTCACTAGATTGACCGCGCGGGAATGACCCGCCCCAACGGACCACCCGAATGCTGCTTTCCACCATCGACATCGCCTTGCGCGGCGCCGCCGTGGCGTTGCTGCTGGTGCTGGCTGTGTCGCTGTTCCGCGGTTATGGAACGGTGCTGGCCGGACGGCTGGCTGCGGTCTTCGCACTGGGATCGGCGGCGCATGCCGTGACCGCTTCGATCGGCGTGACGTCACTGGTCTCACCGGCGTATGTGCCCCTCATCGCGCTCTCGACTGGCAATGTCGTGGTGTTCTGGCTGTTCACGCGCGCGCTGTTCGATGAGACATTCCGGCTGCGCTGGTGGCACGCACTGATCTGGGCAGCGGTTACCGCATTCAGTTTCGTCAATTGCATGTGGCTGGCGCCCACCTCCGGCGTGAGGGCGGCCATCATTGCGATCAATCTGCTGGCGCTGGGATTCATTGGGCTCGCGGTCGGGCAAACCATTACGTCATGGTCATCGGACCTCGTCGAGGGCCGCCGGCGCGTCCGCGTCTTCATTGTCAGTGCGGCGGCGCTGTATGGCGGTCTGAACGCGGTGCTGCAGATTTCGTTGTCCGGTAGTGGCGCCGCCGAATTCGCCAACACGCTGAATTCAGCGATGCTATCCGCCGTCGTCGGCGCGATCACGATTGCGATGATGCGCGTCGATGGCGCCGATCTGTTTCCGGCTCCACCCGAGATTCAGGTCGATGCCGGCGAAGCGGCCGCGGTCGAATCCGGCGCCGATCAAAAGCTGGTCGATGCGTTGATGCGGCTGATGGCCGACGAGCGCATCTATCGCCACGACAACGTCACCATCGGCACACTCGCGACCAAACTCGCCATTCCCGAATACCGGTTGCGGCGGCTGATCAACCAGCGCCTCGGCTACCGCAATTTCAATGTGTTCCTCAACGAACACCGGATCGCGGAGGCCAAAGCCGCGCTGGCCGATCCGAGCCAGGCCGAAGTGCCCGTGATTACGATTGCGATGGACGCCGGCTTCCAGTCGCTTGGGCCGTTCAACCGCGCGTTCAAGGCGATCACCGGTGTCACGCCGACCGAATATCGCCGGCTCAAGGCGATGGCCGCCTAATCTTCATCGTACTGTTATTGCTATTGAATTTCGGAATCGGCGAGCCGCGTTGAGCTTTCGGCCAGCGCGAATTCCAAATCCGGCGAGCGGCCGGCGGCAGCCTCGCCATTATCCCCGGCACGCGCTGATGCGTCATGCCGGAGACCCCTCGTGACCAGACGAAATCTCATCCTCGCTGCCTCAACCGCGCTGAGCGCGCTAGCGCTCACGGCCGCCCGCGCCCGCGACGTCCCAAAAGTCGCGACCGGCTTCGTCGCCAACGTGCTCTGCACTGAGACCTTCGTCTCCGGCCTCGATCCGGCCCGTGTGTTCACTGAGACGACCTCGGCCATGCCGGGCAGCGGCCTGATCGCCTGGGCACTCGACTATCGCGTCGATCGCGCGCGCAAGGATGTCACGGTGACGCTGTTCGGCGTTGGCCGGAGCCACGCGGTCTACCGCGGCGAAGGCCTTGGCTGCTACCTCAATCACGGTGGACCCGTGGCCGATATTGCCTTGCCGCCGCCGGAAGCGAGGCCGGCGCAGCTGCCCGAGATCGCAGGCCGCGCCATTGTCACGCCGCAGACGCCGCAACTCGCTGCGGCGCTCGATCGCGCCTTCGCCGAGCCTGATAGCTCGACGCCGCGCAACACCCGCGCCATCGTGGTCCTGAAGGACGGGCGCATCATTGCCGAGCGCTATGCCGACGGCGTCGGCATCGACACGCCGCTGCTCGGATTCTCCGCCACCAAGTCGGTGATCTCGGCGCTGGCCGGCATCCTCGTGCGCAAGCGCGCGTTGAAGCTGCACGAGCCGGTGCCGATCGCAGCGTGGCAAAAGCCTGATGATCCAAGGCGCGCCATCACGCTCGATCATCTGCTGCACCACACCGCGGGGCTCAAGCTCGGCAGTTCACTGCAGGCATCGTTGCTGTCCGCGCTCGAGCCGGTCAACCGCATGAAATTCATGGAGTCCGACATGGCCGCGTATGCTGCGAGCATGCCGCCGGAGTCAGCGCCGGGCGCGGCGTGGAACTATCACGACGGCAATACGGTCCTCCTCGCGCATCTGATCCGCCAGGCCACCGGCGGCAGCGCGGCCCATCTGATAGGTTTTGCGCGGCAGGAATTGTTCGAGCCGCTTGGCATGCGCAACGTAACCCTCGAATTCGACGCCTCGGGCAATGCGGAAGCGTCGAGCCAGTTGCTGGCGAGCGCGCGCGACTGGGCGCGTTTCGGCCAGCTCTATCTCAATGACGGTATGGCCGGTGGAAAGCGCATCCTCCCCGAAGGCTGGGTGAAATATTCGGCGACGGCGACGCCGAATGCCTGGGTCGGCCAGGGTGCGGGATTCTGGACCAACCTCGGCGACAGCTTTGGCGCGACCTACCGCACCGAACGCGGCTGGCCGCGCGAAGCATTTTTCGCGAAGGGTACGATCGGGCAATACGTGATCATAATCCCGAGTGAGAAGCTTGTGATCGTCCGGCTCGGCCGCTCGCCAAACTGGCCGCCGGAAGCCGACGGCGTGTTCGACCTCGTGCGCGATGTCGTGGCGGCGACCGGTAACAAGGGAAAGCTGGCCGGAGCGAACTGAGGTGCTTA encodes the following:
- a CDS encoding serine hydrolase domain-containing protein; this translates as MTRRNLILAASTALSALALTAARARDVPKVATGFVANVLCTETFVSGLDPARVFTETTSAMPGSGLIAWALDYRVDRARKDVTVTLFGVGRSHAVYRGEGLGCYLNHGGPVADIALPPPEARPAQLPEIAGRAIVTPQTPQLAAALDRAFAEPDSSTPRNTRAIVVLKDGRIIAERYADGVGIDTPLLGFSATKSVISALAGILVRKRALKLHEPVPIAAWQKPDDPRRAITLDHLLHHTAGLKLGSSLQASLLSALEPVNRMKFMESDMAAYAASMPPESAPGAAWNYHDGNTVLLAHLIRQATGGSAAHLIGFARQELFEPLGMRNVTLEFDASGNAEASSQLLASARDWARFGQLYLNDGMAGGKRILPEGWVKYSATATPNAWVGQGAGFWTNLGDSFGATYRTERGWPREAFFAKGTIGQYVIIIPSEKLVIVRLGRSPNWPPEADGVFDLVRDVVAATGNKGKLAGAN